In one Streptomyces venezuelae genomic region, the following are encoded:
- a CDS encoding amidohydrolase — protein MSAAARSSSALLGLDAIKGDLAALYRDLHAHPELSFAEHRTAAEVARHAQSYGYEVTTGVGRTGVVAVLENGAGPTVLLRADFDGLPVTERTGLPYASVNEGVMHACGHDMHVTCLLGALKLLADARADWSGRIVGVFQPAEEVAKGAQAMVRDDFYARFGVPDVVLGQHVAPLPAGLVGAHPGPAFAATDSLNVRMFGKGAHGSRPEASIDPVVMAAATVMRLQTVVSREISGAETAVVTVGSLRAGTKDNIIPDEAELKINIRSYTPEVRAKVLAAVERIVKGEAATAGAEREPEITEIDTFPVLDNDADAVARTMAAVGAVLGEDRVFDPGPVTGSEDVGYFATSADREIPLCYWLFGGADPAEVAAAQKAGTFERDIPSNHSPYFAPLIEPTLSTGVTALTAGALEWLGGPPSP, from the coding sequence ATGTCCGCCGCCGCACGGAGTTCTTCCGCCCTGCTGGGCCTCGACGCCATCAAGGGTGACCTCGCCGCTCTCTACCGCGATCTGCACGCCCACCCCGAACTGTCCTTCGCCGAGCACCGCACCGCCGCCGAGGTCGCCCGCCACGCGCAGTCGTACGGATACGAGGTCACGACCGGCGTCGGCCGCACCGGCGTGGTCGCCGTCCTGGAGAACGGCGCGGGGCCCACCGTCCTGCTGCGCGCCGACTTCGACGGGCTGCCCGTGACCGAGCGCACCGGACTGCCGTACGCGTCCGTGAACGAGGGCGTGATGCACGCGTGCGGCCACGACATGCACGTCACCTGCCTGCTGGGCGCGCTGAAGCTGCTCGCGGACGCCCGCGCCGACTGGTCGGGCCGGATCGTCGGCGTCTTCCAGCCCGCGGAGGAGGTGGCGAAGGGCGCGCAGGCGATGGTCCGGGACGACTTCTACGCGCGGTTCGGCGTGCCGGACGTGGTGCTCGGGCAGCATGTCGCGCCGCTTCCCGCCGGGCTCGTCGGCGCGCATCCCGGGCCCGCCTTCGCGGCGACCGACTCCCTGAACGTGCGGATGTTCGGCAAGGGCGCGCACGGTTCGCGGCCCGAGGCGTCGATCGACCCCGTGGTGATGGCCGCCGCGACCGTGATGCGGCTGCAGACGGTCGTGTCCCGCGAGATCTCCGGCGCCGAGACGGCCGTGGTGACCGTCGGCTCGCTCCGGGCGGGCACGAAGGACAACATCATTCCCGACGAGGCCGAGCTGAAGATCAACATCCGGTCGTACACGCCCGAGGTCCGTGCGAAGGTCCTCGCCGCCGTCGAGCGCATCGTCAAGGGCGAGGCGGCCACGGCGGGCGCGGAGCGGGAGCCCGAGATCACGGAGATCGACACCTTCCCCGTGCTCGACAACGACGCCGACGCGGTGGCGAGGACGATGGCCGCCGTCGGCGCGGTGCTCGGTGAGGACCGTGTCTTCGACCCCGGCCCCGTGACCGGCAGCGAGGACGTCGGGTACTTCGCGACCTCCGCCGACCGTGAGATCCCGCTCTGCTACTGGCTGTTCGGCGGCGCCGACCCGGCGGAGGTCGCCGCGGCCCAGAAGGCGGGGACCTTCGAGCGGGACATCCCCTCCAACCACTCGCCGTACTTCGCGCCCCTGATCGAGCCGACCCTCAGCACCGGGGTCACCGCGCTGACGGCGGGCGCGCTGGAGTGGCTGGGCGGCCCGCCGTCACCGTGA
- a CDS encoding histidine phosphatase family protein, which produces MITPTTGAADATSTRHLYITRHGEATPDESGLTPGGRRQAALLGERLRGIPFAAVHHGPLPRAEQTAALISDGLDGNAPLIRSAPAGDYIPYVPRKDELPPETADATLERLAGFPEAEREKGPALAAEALSRFTGPVPGDTPRHELLVTHNFLTAWLVRAALDAPPARWLGLNHGNAALTVIRYTPGRPAALVLYNDMRHLPEELRWTGFPPELRA; this is translated from the coding sequence ATGATCACTCCGACGACCGGCGCGGCCGACGCGACGTCCACCCGCCACCTCTACATCACGCGGCACGGCGAGGCCACACCCGACGAGAGCGGACTGACGCCGGGCGGGCGCCGACAGGCCGCCCTGCTCGGCGAGCGGCTCCGCGGCATCCCGTTCGCGGCGGTCCACCACGGCCCGCTCCCCCGGGCCGAACAGACCGCGGCCCTGATATCCGACGGCCTCGACGGCAACGCCCCGCTGATCCGCTCGGCCCCGGCGGGCGACTACATCCCCTACGTCCCGCGCAAGGACGAGCTGCCTCCGGAGACGGCCGACGCGACACTGGAGCGCCTGGCCGGGTTCCCCGAGGCGGAGCGCGAGAAGGGCCCCGCACTCGCCGCCGAGGCGCTGTCCCGCTTCACCGGCCCCGTCCCCGGCGACACCCCGCGCCACGAACTCCTCGTCACGCACAACTTCCTGACCGCGTGGCTGGTCCGCGCCGCACTCGACGCCCCACCGGCGCGCTGGCTCGGCCTGAACCACGGCAACGCGGCCCTGACGGTCATCCGCTACACCCCGGGCCGTCCCGCCGCGCTGGTGCTCTACAACGACATGCGGCACCTGCCCGAGGAGCTGCGCTGGACCGGTTTTCCGCCGGAGCTCCGCGCCTGA
- a CDS encoding spore photoproduct lyase family protein, whose protein sequence is MSAGPGEPEQQALFGWSDTVPEAAAPAPGRGGAFRDGPEARRMLDVRDVYAEPAALDSPRGQQIMSRLSPDVRVTEVDGHWRIPSLHGNDGNIGRWVRIKTETLVLGVKHTLATRPNGRSADWIAPGPSNGCAMACAYCYVPRRKGFANPITLFTNIEAIVTHVRRHVRAQGPKTEPNQCDPQAWVYDIGENGDCSVDALVSDNTADLVAAFRAMPTAKASFATKFVNPDLLALDPQGRTRVRFSVMPPDDARLLDIRTSPVPERIAAAADFLDAGYEVHFNLSPVVLRPGWQRDWAELLTHLDDVLPARVKQQAAAEIIMLTHNAGLHEVNLGWHPKAEELLWQPDAQETKRSQNGALNVRYSQDVKRQALARLQQLLEAHAPWLRIRYAF, encoded by the coding sequence ATGAGCGCCGGTCCCGGAGAACCCGAGCAGCAAGCCCTCTTCGGGTGGTCCGACACCGTCCCCGAGGCCGCCGCACCCGCGCCGGGTCGCGGCGGCGCCTTCCGGGACGGCCCCGAGGCCCGCCGCATGCTCGACGTACGCGACGTCTACGCCGAGCCCGCCGCCCTCGACTCCCCGCGCGGGCAGCAGATCATGAGCCGGCTCTCACCGGACGTACGGGTGACCGAGGTCGACGGGCACTGGCGCATCCCCTCCCTGCACGGCAACGACGGCAACATCGGCCGGTGGGTCCGGATCAAGACCGAGACGCTCGTGCTCGGCGTCAAGCACACGCTCGCCACCCGCCCCAACGGCCGCTCGGCCGACTGGATCGCCCCCGGCCCCTCCAACGGCTGCGCGATGGCCTGCGCCTACTGCTACGTCCCGCGCCGCAAGGGCTTCGCCAACCCCATCACGCTCTTCACCAACATCGAGGCGATCGTCACCCACGTCCGGCGCCACGTACGGGCCCAGGGCCCGAAGACCGAGCCCAACCAGTGCGACCCGCAGGCGTGGGTCTACGACATCGGCGAGAACGGGGACTGTTCCGTCGACGCCCTGGTCAGTGACAACACGGCCGACCTCGTCGCCGCGTTCCGCGCCATGCCGACCGCCAAGGCCTCCTTCGCGACCAAGTTCGTCAACCCCGATCTGCTCGCGCTCGACCCCCAAGGGCGTACGCGGGTGCGCTTCTCCGTCATGCCTCCCGACGACGCGCGGCTCCTCGACATCCGCACCAGCCCGGTCCCCGAGCGGATCGCCGCGGCCGCCGACTTCCTCGACGCCGGGTACGAGGTCCACTTCAACCTCTCGCCCGTCGTGCTCCGCCCCGGCTGGCAGCGGGACTGGGCCGAGCTGCTCACGCACCTCGACGACGTCCTGCCCGCCCGCGTGAAGCAGCAGGCGGCCGCCGAGATCATCATGCTGACCCACAACGCGGGGCTCCACGAGGTCAACCTGGGCTGGCACCCCAAGGCCGAGGAGCTGCTCTGGCAGCCGGACGCGCAGGAGACCAAGCGGTCGCAGAACGGGGCCCTCAACGTCCGCTACTCCCAGGACGTCAAGCGGCAGGCCCTGGCGCGCCTCCAGCAGCTGCTGGAGGCACACGCGCCCTGGCTGCGCATCCGGTACGCCTTCTGA
- a CDS encoding DUF3140 domain-containing protein gives MSAGGSGGEEQRDDTYKEFTEAVNMTPRALKDWLDTDDSKSVGQSDGGGESVGHASGRRIVELLEKKKADLTDSDIAHMRKVVGYVHRHMKQRPSGDVTETRWRYSLMNWGHDPVA, from the coding sequence TTGAGCGCCGGTGGCAGCGGCGGCGAAGAGCAGCGGGACGACACGTACAAGGAGTTCACGGAAGCCGTCAACATGACGCCTCGCGCGCTCAAGGACTGGCTGGACACGGACGACTCGAAGAGCGTGGGGCAGTCGGACGGCGGCGGCGAGAGCGTCGGGCACGCGTCCGGGCGCCGCATCGTCGAGCTGCTGGAGAAGAAGAAGGCCGATCTCACGGACAGCGACATCGCGCACATGCGTAAAGTCGTCGGATACGTGCACCGCCACATGAAGCAGCGGCCCAGCGGCGACGTCACGGAAACGCGGTGGAGGTACTCCCTCATGAACTGGGGGCACGACCCCGTGGCGTAG
- a CDS encoding DUF2945 domain-containing protein, with product MAKGKKLEKGDQVSWKSHGQTVPGKVKKKITERTEAAGRTVDASKDEPQYEVTSDKSGRDAVHKPGALRKKGGGS from the coding sequence GTGGCCAAGGGAAAGAAGCTCGAAAAGGGTGACCAGGTCTCCTGGAAGAGCCATGGGCAGACCGTTCCGGGCAAGGTGAAGAAGAAGATCACGGAGCGCACGGAGGCCGCGGGACGAACCGTCGACGCCTCCAAGGACGAGCCCCAGTACGAAGTCACCAGCGACAAGTCCGGCCGCGACGCCGTCCACAAGCCCGGGGCCCTGCGCAAGAAGGGCGGCGGCTCTTGA
- a CDS encoding LacI family DNA-binding transcriptional regulator, translating to MNARTVTLLDVARAAGVSKSTASDALQGAGRVAEATREHVREVAARLGYRPNSAARRLRRASTGAIGLHLPQTATRLDYYMNLAFGAVARAQEEGFDVVLLAPATGTHEPLAARVDGLLVIDPEIGDPAVPGLLGAGIPVVTGERYLGTAPAPSGAVVCDNAASLTALLDHVHARGARRPALLAPADTSAWAAALHGTAGAWGRTHGVPVEVRTVSFAATPREVEEATLALLAAAPDVDAVICAPDGAAPGVLQAAAAENRTVGDDFYVAACVDGTAVRGAAPPVTAVDLRPSAYGHACAELLCDILAGRTDPATVRTHRWALEARASTLGVAPAG from the coding sequence GTGAATGCCCGTACCGTCACCCTCCTCGACGTCGCCCGCGCCGCCGGAGTCTCCAAGAGCACCGCCTCCGACGCCCTGCAGGGCGCGGGCCGGGTCGCGGAGGCCACCCGCGAGCACGTCAGGGAGGTCGCCGCCCGCCTCGGCTACCGGCCGAACAGCGCGGCGCGCAGGCTCCGCCGCGCCAGCACCGGCGCCATCGGGCTGCACCTGCCCCAGACGGCGACCCGCCTCGACTACTACATGAACCTCGCCTTCGGGGCCGTCGCCCGCGCCCAGGAGGAAGGGTTCGACGTCGTCCTGCTCGCGCCCGCCACCGGCACGCACGAACCGCTTGCCGCACGCGTCGACGGGCTCCTCGTCATCGACCCCGAGATCGGCGACCCCGCCGTGCCCGGGCTCCTCGGTGCGGGCATCCCCGTCGTCACCGGCGAGCGCTACCTCGGTACGGCCCCCGCCCCCAGCGGCGCGGTCGTCTGCGACAACGCCGCCTCCCTGACCGCCCTCCTGGACCACGTGCACGCCCGCGGCGCCCGCCGCCCCGCCCTGCTGGCGCCCGCCGACACCTCCGCGTGGGCCGCGGCGCTGCACGGCACGGCCGGTGCCTGGGGGCGTACGCACGGCGTGCCGGTGGAGGTCCGCACGGTCTCCTTCGCCGCGACCCCGCGCGAGGTGGAGGAGGCCACGCTCGCGCTCCTCGCCGCGGCACCGGACGTCGACGCGGTGATCTGCGCCCCGGACGGCGCGGCGCCGGGGGTCCTTCAGGCGGCGGCCGCCGAGAACCGGACCGTGGGCGACGACTTCTACGTGGCCGCCTGCGTGGACGGCACCGCCGTGCGCGGCGCCGCCCCGCCCGTCACCGCCGTCGACCTGCGGCCCTCGGCGTACGGCCACGCCTGCGCGGAACTCCTCTGCGACATCCTCGCGGGCCGCACGGACCCGGCGACGGTCCGCACGCACCGGTGGGCCCTGGAGGCCCGCGCCTCCACGCTCGGCGTCGCCCCGGCCGGCTGA
- a CDS encoding carbon-nitrogen hydrolase — MRLITAYNPPASPTRTRPAERSPLRVAAVQQRWHRDPDEHRAALREGIRLAAAEGARVVCLQELTLSPYFAVVRKADHPAPAEPEELLTGPTFTFAAEAAREYGVYVHASLYERAPAPDGEDDGLGYNTAILVAPDGTLAQRTRKTHIPVSEGYYEDHWFRQGPAGDDAFPLVRVDDASLGLPTCWDQWFPELARAYSLAGADVLVYPTAIGSEPGHPGFDTQPIWQKVITGNAIANATFMVVPNRIGSENGLTFYGSSFIVDPYGRVLAQAPRDEPAVLVADLDLDARRDWLELFPFLATRRPDAYGPLTTTS, encoded by the coding sequence ATGCGTCTGATCACCGCGTACAACCCGCCCGCGTCCCCCACCAGGACCCGGCCCGCCGAACGGTCCCCCCTGCGCGTGGCCGCCGTGCAGCAGCGCTGGCACCGCGACCCGGACGAGCACCGCGCGGCCCTGCGCGAGGGCATCCGTCTCGCGGCGGCGGAGGGCGCGCGGGTGGTGTGCCTCCAGGAGCTGACGCTCTCGCCGTACTTCGCGGTCGTCCGCAAGGCCGACCACCCCGCCCCGGCCGAGCCCGAGGAGCTGCTCACCGGTCCGACGTTCACCTTCGCCGCCGAGGCGGCGCGTGAGTACGGGGTGTACGTGCACGCCTCGCTGTACGAGCGGGCCCCGGCGCCGGACGGCGAGGACGACGGCCTCGGCTACAACACCGCGATCCTCGTGGCCCCGGACGGCACTCTCGCCCAGCGCACCCGCAAGACGCACATCCCGGTCTCGGAGGGCTACTACGAGGACCACTGGTTCCGGCAGGGCCCGGCCGGCGACGACGCGTTCCCGCTGGTGCGGGTCGACGACGCCAGCCTCGGCCTGCCGACCTGCTGGGACCAGTGGTTCCCCGAGCTGGCCCGCGCCTACTCGCTGGCCGGGGCCGACGTCCTCGTCTACCCGACCGCCATCGGCTCCGAGCCCGGCCACCCCGGCTTCGACACGCAGCCGATCTGGCAGAAGGTCATCACCGGCAACGCGATCGCCAACGCGACGTTCATGGTGGTGCCGAACCGGATCGGCTCCGAGAACGGCCTCACGTTCTACGGGAGCTCGTTCATCGTCGACCCCTACGGCCGGGTCCTCGCGCAGGCCCCGCGCGACGAGCCCGCCGTCCTGGTCGCCGACCTCGACCTCGACGCCCGCCGCGACTGGCTCGAGCTCTTCCCGTTCCTGGCGACGCGCCGCCCCGACGCGTACGGGCCGCTCACGACCACGAGCTGA
- the alaS gene encoding alanine--tRNA ligase — MRTADIRQRFLDFFAARGHTAVPSAPLPTPDPTLLFVNAGMVPFKPYLTGEQPAPWPRATSVQKCIRTLDIEEVGKTTRHGSFFQMNGNFSFGDYFKHEAIGYAWELSTAARKDGGYGLDPERIWVTVHHSDAEARAIWREVAGLPDERIVDRGDEDNFWSMGVPGPCGPCSELYYDRGPALGRAGGPAVDEDRYMEFWNLVFMQYERGEGPGKSGYPILGELPRRNIDTGMGLERMATLLQDKPNLYEIDETRPVLDRAADLAGLRYGADAQADVRLRVVADHVRTALMLLADGTTPGNEGRGYVLRRILRRSVRAMRRLGFHDPALPELLTVARDCMAPSYPEVSAHFARIADQAYGEEDAFRATLKQGTTVLDTQVAEVKRGGGRTLPGDRAFLLHDTYGFPIDLTLEMAAEQGVEVDREGFTALMNEQRERARADARARKSGGTNDTSALRAVLDAHGPTDWRAWDTLTTESTVLAVLGTADAVPAVREGELAIVVLDRSPFYAESGGQDSDAGRISGTSGEAEVIDVQRPLPGLVVHRVRVTAGELAAGERVVAAVDPEWRLGARQAHSGTHVLHAALREILGPNALQSGSYNRPGYLRLDFPWRGALSPAVRGEVEEAANRALRRDLPVGVRWMTLPEAKEIGALALFDETYGEKVRVVEIGGAWSRELCGGTHVEHAAQVGTVALTAESSVGAGMRRLEAAVGIEGFGYLARERDLVTRIAEQIGAPRAELSDRIAGLLDRLKAADRENARLKARATAARAGELAEGAVDAEGTLVVTATVDGAPDEARALALAARDRLPHGRPGVVAVATSAGAFVLAVNGPAREAGREASAMVKELLGGRGGGSRDVAQGGGVPADDLAGILAELPRFVAGR, encoded by the coding sequence ATGCGTACCGCCGACATCCGCCAGCGCTTCCTGGACTTCTTCGCCGCACGCGGGCACACCGCCGTACCCAGTGCCCCGCTGCCCACCCCGGACCCGACGCTGCTGTTCGTGAACGCGGGCATGGTGCCGTTCAAGCCGTATCTGACCGGCGAGCAGCCCGCCCCGTGGCCGCGGGCGACCAGTGTCCAGAAGTGCATCCGCACCCTGGACATCGAAGAGGTCGGCAAAACCACACGGCACGGCTCGTTCTTCCAGATGAACGGCAACTTCTCCTTCGGGGACTACTTCAAGCACGAAGCGATCGGGTACGCCTGGGAGCTGTCCACCGCGGCGCGGAAGGACGGCGGGTACGGGCTCGACCCGGAGCGGATCTGGGTGACCGTGCACCACTCCGACGCCGAGGCCCGTGCCATCTGGCGCGAGGTCGCGGGCCTCCCCGACGAGCGGATCGTGGACCGCGGGGACGAGGACAACTTCTGGTCCATGGGCGTGCCGGGCCCGTGCGGGCCCTGCTCGGAGCTCTACTACGACCGCGGGCCCGCGCTCGGCCGTGCCGGCGGGCCCGCGGTCGACGAGGACCGGTACATGGAGTTCTGGAACCTCGTCTTCATGCAGTACGAGCGGGGCGAGGGGCCCGGCAAGTCCGGCTACCCGATCCTCGGCGAACTCCCGCGCCGCAACATCGACACCGGCATGGGCCTGGAGCGCATGGCCACCCTGTTGCAGGACAAGCCCAACCTGTACGAGATCGACGAGACCCGGCCCGTCCTGGACCGCGCCGCCGACCTCGCCGGCCTCCGCTACGGCGCCGACGCGCAGGCCGACGTACGCCTCCGCGTCGTCGCCGACCACGTCCGCACCGCGCTCATGCTGCTCGCCGACGGCACCACGCCCGGCAACGAGGGCCGCGGCTACGTCCTGCGCCGCATCCTGCGCCGCTCGGTCCGTGCCATGCGCCGGCTCGGCTTCCACGACCCGGCCCTGCCCGAGCTCCTGACGGTCGCCCGCGACTGCATGGCGCCCAGCTACCCCGAGGTCTCCGCGCACTTCGCCCGCATCGCCGACCAGGCGTACGGCGAGGAGGACGCGTTCCGCGCCACCCTCAAGCAGGGCACCACCGTCCTGGACACCCAGGTCGCCGAGGTCAAGCGGGGTGGCGGCAGGACGCTGCCCGGAGACCGGGCGTTCCTGCTCCACGACACGTACGGCTTTCCCATCGACCTCACCCTGGAGATGGCCGCCGAACAGGGCGTCGAGGTGGACCGCGAAGGCTTCACCGCGCTGATGAACGAGCAGCGGGAGCGGGCCCGCGCCGACGCCAGGGCCCGCAAGTCCGGCGGCACGAACGACACTTCGGCGCTGCGCGCCGTCCTCGACGCGCACGGGCCGACCGACTGGCGGGCCTGGGACACGCTGACGACCGAGTCGACCGTGCTCGCCGTCCTCGGAACGGCGGACGCGGTTCCGGCGGTGCGTGAGGGCGAACTGGCCATTGTCGTCCTGGACCGCTCGCCGTTCTACGCCGAGTCCGGCGGCCAGGACAGCGACGCCGGACGGATCTCGGGAACGTCCGGCGAGGCCGAGGTCATCGACGTGCAGCGACCGCTGCCCGGCCTCGTCGTCCACCGGGTCCGCGTCACGGCGGGCGAACTCGCCGCGGGGGAGCGGGTGGTCGCCGCGGTCGACCCCGAGTGGCGGCTCGGCGCCCGGCAGGCGCACTCCGGCACCCACGTCCTGCACGCCGCGCTGCGCGAGATCCTCGGCCCCAACGCCCTGCAGTCCGGCTCCTACAACCGCCCCGGCTACCTCCGCCTCGACTTCCCCTGGCGCGGCGCTCTCTCCCCGGCCGTCCGCGGCGAGGTCGAGGAGGCCGCGAACCGGGCGCTGCGCCGGGACCTGCCGGTCGGAGTGCGCTGGATGACGCTGCCCGAGGCCAAGGAGATCGGCGCGCTCGCCCTGTTCGACGAGACGTACGGGGAGAAGGTACGGGTCGTCGAGATCGGCGGCGCCTGGTCGCGCGAACTGTGCGGCGGCACGCACGTCGAGCACGCCGCGCAGGTCGGCACGGTGGCCCTCACCGCGGAGTCCTCCGTCGGCGCCGGCATGCGGCGCCTGGAGGCGGCGGTCGGCATCGAGGGGTTCGGCTACCTGGCCCGCGAGCGCGACCTGGTCACCCGCATCGCGGAACAGATCGGAGCACCCCGCGCCGAGCTGTCCGACAGGATCGCCGGACTCCTCGACCGGCTGAAGGCCGCGGACCGGGAGAACGCCCGCCTCAAGGCGCGGGCCACGGCGGCCCGCGCCGGCGAACTGGCCGAGGGGGCCGTCGACGCCGAGGGAACGCTGGTGGTGACCGCGACGGTCGACGGCGCGCCCGACGAGGCGCGCGCCCTGGCCCTCGCGGCCCGCGACCGCCTCCCGCACGGCCGGCCCGGCGTCGTGGCCGTCGCGACGTCGGCGGGCGCGTTCGTGCTGGCCGTCAACGGCCCGGCGCGCGAGGCGGGCCGCGAGGCGTCCGCGATGGTCAAGGAACTCCTCGGTGGCCGGGGCGGCGGCTCCCGGGACGTCGCCCAGGGAGGTGGAGTGCCCGCGGATGACCTCGCCGGGATCCTGGCGGAGCTGCCCCGGTTCGTCGCCGGGCGCTGA
- a CDS encoding GNAT family N-acetyltransferase, translating to MAVTVEAVSGSRLLSYADGVRSVYVDAFGGAPWDEGPEHADGYLRRLAADVTRPGFTAALALDGDTVLGWATAWTTPSPFPTSRCYPQIAAALGEERTAAWLCGGREVDELAVSSRARGTGVGTGLLDAVTEDRADGRCWLLTSVAAEEARAFYGRAGWTPVTRPAAAGTGLAVHLGPRHPDRAAAPRPLWAPRTEQHPPCVPPTSASASWTSSPHAGTPPYPVPRCPPRTRRCCS from the coding sequence ATGGCCGTCACCGTCGAGGCCGTCTCCGGAAGCCGTCTGCTGTCGTACGCGGACGGCGTCCGGAGCGTGTACGTGGACGCCTTCGGAGGCGCGCCCTGGGACGAAGGGCCCGAGCACGCCGACGGCTACCTGCGGCGGCTCGCGGCCGACGTCACCCGGCCCGGCTTCACCGCCGCACTGGCGCTCGACGGGGACACCGTCCTCGGCTGGGCCACCGCCTGGACGACGCCGTCGCCGTTCCCCACGAGCCGGTGCTACCCCCAGATAGCGGCCGCCCTCGGCGAGGAACGCACGGCCGCCTGGCTGTGCGGCGGCCGAGAAGTGGACGAACTGGCGGTTTCCTCGCGCGCGAGGGGTACCGGTGTGGGCACCGGGCTGCTGGACGCGGTGACCGAGGACCGGGCCGACGGCCGCTGCTGGCTGCTGACCTCCGTGGCCGCCGAGGAGGCCCGCGCCTTCTACGGACGGGCGGGCTGGACGCCGGTCACCCGTCCCGCGGCAGCGGGCACGGGGCTCGCGGTCCACCTCGGCCCCCGGCACCCGGACCGCGCCGCCGCCCCACGCCCCCTCTGGGCACCACGAACGGAGCAGCACCCCCCATGCGTACCGCCGACATCCGCCAGCGCTTCCTGGACTTCTTCGCCGCACGCGGGCACACCGCCGTACCCAGTGCCCCGCTGCCCACCCCGGACCCGACGCTGCTGTTCGTGA
- the tsaD gene encoding tRNA (adenosine(37)-N6)-threonylcarbamoyltransferase complex transferase subunit TsaD, with product MGKPVVLGIESSCDETGAGIVRDGELLAHVVASSMDEHARYGGVVPEIAARAHLHAFNPVVRQALDQAGLRLNQLDAVAVTTGPGLSGALQVGLAGAKTLAYSAGVPLYGVHHLAGHVAADILEHGPLPEPCVVLIVSGGHTSLLLVRDLVREPILHLGDTLDDAAGECFDKVARILGLPYPGGPAIDRAARDGDPRAVAFPRPLTRSGDDPYAFSFSGLKTAAARWVERHRVRGEELSVADGAAALQEAVADVLTRKALAACRAYDVRTLVVVGGVAANSRVRGLAEERCAAAGIELRVPPMTLCTDNGAMIAAVGDLLVRADAEPAPLNVSVDPSAPLDYASLTPLPSAPARAA from the coding sequence ATGGGCAAACCAGTGGTGCTGGGCATCGAGTCGTCGTGCGACGAGACCGGTGCGGGGATCGTCCGGGACGGAGAGCTGCTCGCGCACGTGGTGGCGTCGAGCATGGACGAGCACGCGCGGTACGGCGGTGTCGTGCCGGAGATCGCCGCCCGCGCGCACCTGCACGCCTTCAACCCCGTCGTCCGCCAGGCCCTCGACCAGGCAGGACTGCGGCTGAACCAGCTCGACGCGGTCGCCGTCACCACAGGACCCGGCCTGTCCGGCGCACTCCAGGTGGGGCTCGCGGGCGCCAAGACGCTGGCCTACTCGGCCGGGGTCCCGCTGTACGGGGTGCACCACCTGGCCGGGCACGTCGCCGCCGACATCCTGGAACACGGCCCGCTGCCCGAACCGTGCGTCGTGCTCATCGTCTCGGGCGGGCACACCTCGCTGCTCCTGGTCCGGGACCTGGTGCGCGAGCCGATCCTGCACCTCGGCGACACGCTGGACGACGCCGCGGGGGAGTGCTTCGACAAGGTCGCCCGGATCCTCGGCCTGCCCTACCCGGGCGGTCCCGCGATCGACCGCGCGGCGCGCGACGGGGACCCGAGAGCTGTGGCGTTCCCCCGGCCGCTGACCCGCTCCGGCGACGACCCGTACGCCTTCTCCTTCTCCGGGCTCAAGACCGCCGCGGCCCGCTGGGTCGAGCGGCACCGCGTCCGGGGCGAGGAGCTGTCGGTGGCCGACGGGGCCGCGGCGCTTCAGGAGGCCGTCGCCGACGTACTGACCCGCAAGGCGCTGGCGGCCTGTCGCGCGTACGACGTACGGACGCTGGTCGTCGTCGGTGGCGTGGCGGCGAACTCCCGGGTCCGCGGGCTCGCCGAGGAGCGGTGCGCGGCCGCCGGGATCGAGCTGCGCGTGCCGCCCATGACGTTGTGCACGGACAACGGCGCCATGATCGCAGCCGTCGGCGACCTGCTGGTGCGCGCCGACGCCGAACCAGCGCCGCTGAACGTGTCGGTCGACCCGTCGGCACCGCTCGACTACGCCTCGCTCACCCCGCTGCCGAGCGCGCCGGCCCGGGCCGCCTGA